Sequence from the Microtus pennsylvanicus isolate mMicPen1 chromosome 12, mMicPen1.hap1, whole genome shotgun sequence genome:
GAGTCCCACCAAATAGCTCTGGAATGGCTACCTAAGTTTCTGAGGAGAAACTTTAATGTATGACCACAGCTCCAGTTCAACACTTCCCGCAAAGTACTTTTCTCTCTTCAACACACTGGGATTAGAAACATTTCATCACTGTGAGTAAATGTACATCACAATATAATCAGAGGAAATTCAACAACAGCTACATGGGCAGAAACCTGGATACTCTTCAGGAATGCACCTTGGTAGTGAGACACCGGGCATTAACACCAGCGCAGTGCAACCCTGGGTCTGAGCCCCAGGACCAGGAGAAAAAAACAGCCAACCTGACTCGAGCCTCCTTGTTGCTGTCCCCGGTCGCTCACCACTGCTCCTCCACCCTGTGCTGAGGTTCCTCAGAATTCCAATCTCTTCCCTGCATATTTCCCAGCTCCACCATTTATATCCTGATGCTCAACCGTGACTCCATCCCAGCTCCTGCCCTGAGCTTAGGACTCTTACCCTGCAGGACATTCTATTTGGACGTGCCATGAATCTCAACCCGGCTACGGCTCAGTCCAGTTAGATCTTTCTCTCCTTCATTCTCGGTCTTGTTTCTGGACATGCCCACACCCCTCAGGCTAGCAATATAAACACACTGGATGCCGTTTCCCTCCAGTACCCCAACCAACACCTACTAGCTGTGCTGGTCGATCCCTTACCTTCACCCTGTTACCAATTCACTCATTCATGTACTCCTCCCCTCAGCTGGACCTCTGTAGGACACTCAGAAGCTATTCCTTCTGCAGTCTCCTACAATACAATTCCTACTGTCTGTCCTTGATGGCATCTATGGCCCACAGTCCAAGGTTTAACAAGCGCCATCCGTGTCTTTCCTGTGTACCTCCAATCATGTCCTCATTTCTATTTTACACCAAGCAACACTAGACTCACGGCTTCCTCTACTGCTGACCGTGCTCTTTCTGCAGAGTCTCGGGTCTTGCTCACTGCCAGTCCCCACCTCTACAGTATTTCCTCTCCAGCCATCTCGAGGCCCCCTTCACTGCCCTCAGTGTCTTGTGACCACGCGTCCTAACTGGAATGGAACGAGGCAGTCATGCTCATTTACACGCCACTCGTGTCGCAGGACAGGTTCATAACAAACGACTTCTCCGAGGCCCATGATCCACGTGAGCAGTGGGCATCATCTCGTCCATCTAACATGGCGTCTCCAGGCCCAACCTCCGCAAAAGGAGGCTCCTGCACTTCGGACAGGGTCTTCAAGGCTCTACGACTTCCTGGATTCTAgaaatcttttctccttttcaaagtctGTTAACTGTTATTGCATTATTTTCATggtaacaaaatattaaaaaaatatgtctgtGCCACAGAAAGCATTGTGCAGAAATTTCTGAGGTGGAAGAGAACAGGAAAGTGCTGCAGCCCTGACGCTAACAGGAACACTGgacagcgcccccccccccccatacaggGTAAATGCTGCGGCCCTGACGCTAACAGGAACACTGGACAGCGCCCCCCCATACAGGGTGAGTGCTGCGGCCCTGACGCTAACAGGAACACTGgacagcgccccccccccccccatacaggTATCCTTAGGAAAAAGCAGCAGCACAATCAGAAAGAGGAGCTGCTGCAGCTGCCAGGACCTCAACCTCAGGCATGGGGATAAGCGCTCCGGATGACTCCGCACCTCAAGATACGCACCTGTAGTTTGGTTAGGACACTTAGTCAGGACCTCCGGTGCCCTGAATCCTGGTGTGCCTGCCCGAGGGGCAACCTGCTGCCGCCTtgtaaggaaaaagaagacaCCTAGTTACGTTAAAATTGAGCTATTAGTGGGGCATGGGGGATACATGCCTTAATCCATCCTAGCTTGAGAGAcagaagctagcctggtctacacaggtaacagttccaggacagcctggtctacacagacagagctccaggacaagctttatttattagaacacaaataatataccactatataaGCTACCAAATTAGTTCACATGAATTCTGCCCTGGTGTCAGCAGAAATAAAATTCGTATAAGCACTGAACACTCCCTGTGATAAACATTCTCAACTGACTTTCATTCTCCTCTGCCAACCCCACACACTGGCGCTAGCCCAGATGGATTTCAACACAGTTTTCAAGTATAAAAACAGACGGTAGGCAATAAAAAGTGTGATAGAAAAACAGAATACAACAGGAACTCATATAAAAACCCTTTGGTTGGGGACCTTGAGTTACTGATATACTCAGTCACGTGTAGATTTGAGTTAATCGGGAAGAACCTATAAAAACCAAGCCTAAAGGAAAAACTTTCCAGGCAGAGAAGCGTACAAAGCCTTATTTGGTTCTGGTCACTCAACAGGCGGGAGCAGTAGAGTCAACAGAAACAATGACTTCTGCCAGCATGTCTCCCAGCGCCTCCCCACCCACCCGTAGCCGCGTGTGAGGGCAAATGTGCTTTCCAGAGAAAGAGTTCTCATCACACGAATACGCGACAACTGTAATTTACCAGCATGCGGCTGTGTATGGGGCCCATGTTTACTCCCTGCACCCACTAAACCAAGATCCCACCAGTCCTTCCCAGTCTAAGAGTGTCTGGCTCACCTCGCCAGGCAAATGCTGCACACTCTGTCTGTTCCGTAACAGTCGCAGGTCGGCACGGCCGGGCAGGAACTGGCAGTTTTCCTCACCACGCTAGTCACAGCTTTGGTAGAAACGGCTGCCTTTTTTGTTGCTAGCTTTCTTGAGATTACGTCCACAGTCTTTGATTGCTTTATGAGCTACAAAAAAagttgtattttctatttttgtggtaTTTAACAGACACTTTCAAATGCTGGCACGGTAAAAAGCATTATCAGAAGCATGAACTTCACTCAAAACTGCTGAAGGAGCTACAGACTGCAATCAGCAGCTGTCTACTAAAATGCGTTAAGGCCGCTGGGCAGGGTCCTATACGTTAGTAATAGCTgaactgggaaggctgaggcaggattccaagtttgatgccagcctaggCTGGGTAgtaaaatcctgcctcaaaaaagttTGGCTTTCTGTCTACTAACATTAAGACTCACTAGTTAGCGGGCAGATATGACGCTGTATTAGAACATGTCCTGACACACTAGAGAAGCACCTAACAGCACCTACAGTTGCTAATTACCAAGGTCTGACTCCACTTCACAACTGTAACACACAGTTACACTGGGTCCATCTGTTGTCAGAGCGCTTGCCGCCAGAGTCCCTAAGTCAATTTAACATCACCTATCCTGAAGGCACATTGCAGGTCTATTTAACCTACTGTGTGGGGACCGAGGTGCTGCGAGCTCAGGTGGAGTCTAGTCCTGTTCTAAATGTTCCtctagagaaagaagagcaacAGCTAACCAGAATTAAAAACTCCATCaaaaaacttcagaaaaaaattaaagatcgACTTTTGAGTAAAACTACCTTCTGCCAAAGCCAAACTCTACTCTAGCGCTAACTCTGGTGGATTCCCTGAGCTCGGCGGGCAGTTGGGCTGCGAAGCTACATTACTTACTTTCTCTGCAGGGCTCTCATGTGAAATGGAGCTGTGTATATTGAAATCTCTTTCTCCAAAAACAGAGCGCTGGACAGAAAGGCCTACAGATCCCTCCTATAATACCAAGGGAAACAGGGAAAACAAGGATTACATCTGTAACACTTTCTGCCAGCGGTACTCTGCTCGAGTTTCAGAACAAGACAGCTGCACCCAAGACATGAAGGAGAAATAGCTAGGCAACTTGTAATACCCACACCATGTCaccagtccacacacacacacacacagtcccccccCACCGAAGTCTCTAAAGCCACTTGCACAGATGCTTCACGTTCCTGAGCAGCTAAAATGGAGACAGACACTTGACATTTTCCCccataatgctttttaaaaaggacatcTACATTTTGTAACACACAGGGAATCCCCCCCATTTTATTATATAATGCACTCTATAACTGCAGAGACTGCAGGCTGATAGAGCAGGAACCTTTAGCCTGAATGGAGTAACAACCCTAGTGACGAGGCTCACCAACTGAAACGTGTGACCTTTAAAGGCCTAGCCTTCTATCCCCCTCTGACGGTTGATGGAGAACACTCTAAATGTTcgtatttgaaaatgtaaaaggcAGAACCTTTCCGTCTTTTCCTGGCTTAATGTGAATCTGCGTGTTTGCGTAGGATCTTTTGACGGACGTTTTTGGGGCATACTGCTGATCCACATTTTTAGGTGCTGGGCGACTCAGTGATCCCTTGTGTCCAGTGACTCCGTGGTACTTGTTTCGTGAACAACCTTCCTGCTGGGCCTCAGACTGGACAAACTTGAGAAGCTCAATTTTTGTGTCATGGGTTCCTTGGGCCAAACCAAAGTCCACCAAGGCATACCTAAGAAGCAGAGTTCAGTATTATCACCTTAGTATAGCAATTTAATAACCTTAGTAACCTTAATAACATCCATCCAAACCATATCAGAAACTGCAATTCACTCCAGAACGATTAAGAATTTATGATGGGGGGTGCggctaagagatggctcagcagtaaggaatactgcctgatcttccaaaggacccagattcaattcccagtacccatatgacCACTAAAACGGTCTGTaattgcagttccaggggatctgaataTCAGAAAGGATGAATCCTTTAAGCGACCAGTCAGTTAAGcaccctctctctgcttctggccTGTGCGGAGacaaggcagaggagagagagtgacAGAAACACAAGGCGACACCCGTGGCCTTTCaggagtgggaggtgggaggggcttACAGTGGGCAACTTCCACTGAAACAAGTAcaaagaaattacagaaaaacACAGGCTGCAGAATTGGTCTTAGTTTCCTGATCATACTAAGTATGATATACAGCATAAATACTATTTTCAGCTTGTAACATCTCTTCCACATTTAATCAAAATGCACATAACAACTTTGGGGTTAAAAGGGCTCTAAGGTCAAAAGGGGCTAGATTCTAAGTTTGCCTCATCTAAGTGCGTATGTCATGATGTCCATGTGTTATGAAGATAATTTTATCTTCCTCGTTGCATCTCCTCTCCCCAATCACAATAAAAACGTGAACAGAAACAACGTGAGCACCGTGGTTGTTTATATTGTATGTCTAAGAGACAACGTGAGCACCGTGGTTGTTTATGTTGTATGTCTAAGAGACAACGTGAGCACCGTGGTTGTTTATGTTGTATGTCTATCTAAGAGACACCGTGAGCACCGTGGTTGTTTATATTGTATGTCTATCTAAGAGACAACGTGAGCACCGTGGTTGTCTATGTTGTATGTCTAAGAGACAACGTGAGCACCGTGGTTGTTTATATTGTATGTCTATCTAAGAGACAACGTGAGCACCGTGGTTGTCTATGTTGTATGTCTAATAGACACCGTGAACACCGTGGTTGTTTATATTGTATGTCTAAGAGACAACGTGAGCACCGTGGTTGTTTATATTGTATGTCTAATAGACACCGTGAGCACCGTGGTTGTTTATATTGTATGTCTATCTAAGAGACAACGTGAGCACTGTGGTTGTTTATATTGTATGTCTATCTAAGAGACAACGTGAGCACTGTGGTTGTTTATATTGTATGTCTAAGAGACAACGTGAGCACCGTGGTTGTCTATGTTGTATGTCTGATAGACACCGTGAGCACCGTGGTTGTTTATATTGTATGTCTATCTAAGAGACAACGTGAGCACCGTGGTTGTTTATATTGTATGTCTATCTAAGAGACAACGTGAGCACTGTGGTTGTCTATGTTGTATGTCTATCTAAGAGACACCGTGAGCACCGTGGTTGTTTATATTGTATGTCTAAGAGACACCGTGAGCACTGTGGTTGTCTATGTTGTATGTCTATCTAAGAGACAACGTGAGCACCGTGGTTGTTTATATTGTATGTCTATCTAAGAGACAACGTGAGCACTGTGGTTGTCTATGTTGTATGTCTATCTAAGAGACAACTTGAGCACCGTGGTTGTTTACATTGTATGTCTAAGAGATGAACTCCACAGTGCAAATTCAACTCTCATGTTTTCTGGGATTCTTCCTACTTACTTTTTCAGGCGTCTATTATATAAAAAGTTGCTGGGCTTCACATCACGGTGAACAATACCAAACTGATGAATCCGTTTCAAAGCAATGAAGAGATTAAACATATATTCCCGCACTTCTTCAAAGGAAAGAGAATTCAAAATGTCCTAAAATAGAGTTATGAACCAAGTCACAAAACTACTTCAGCTAAACATTTAGCTAAGCAAAGCCATAAAACTATTGAGACCTACCAGAAACGACTCATGCTCCAGATACGGCATGGCAATAACCACATGGTCATCCTTCCTGAAGCAGTACTTAACTCCCATGACATTGTCCTGTCCCCTGGTGGGAAACGAACGCACAATGCATTTTAGAGGGAAGGTCAGAGCGCTGCAGCTTTATCCCTTAAAAACTGAATTAGTTCAGCAACGCACATGTACTTACTACTGGAATATGCAACAAAATCACATTAAGGAATACAATCATTTAACTGACATATAAAAGGTaaatttttcaaacaaaaatagCACCAGTTATAAGGTTACTATGACAATCCAAAGATGAGAAATCCCGAGTTTTAAGTGAGGACATGGGCAGACAACAAGACAGATAAGAGGGGTCAGaaggaatgtaagagccagaggggacagaggcctccaaggaaacagtgtccttttatttttattattggcttttattttattttttctgtcttaCTAGTATTTTGTCTATATATTGTGGTTTCTGAccttgtgtttttatgggttttgtttgggtatgtatatgtgtttctcttttctctttcatttcatccattcagagatcctcctgcctcccaattCCTAAGAGAGAAGGTGCGCACCACCGCACCTGGCCTCCCAGCTCCTAAGAGAGAAGGTGCGCACCACCGCACCTGGCCTCCCAGCTCCTAAGAGAAGGTGCGCACCACCGCACCTGGCCTCCCAGCTCCTAAGAgagaaggtgtgcaccaccgcaccTAGCCTCCCAGCTCCTAAGAGAGAAGGTGCGCACCACCGCACCTGGCCTCCCAGCTCCTAAGAGAGAAGGTGCGCACCACCGCACCTGGCCTCCCAGCTCCTAAGAGAGAAGGTGCGCACCACCGCACCTGGCCTCCCAGCTCCTAAGAGAAGGTGCGCACCACCGCACCTGGCCTCCCAGCTCCTAAGAGAAGGTGTGCACTACCGCACCTGGCCTCCCAGCTCCTAAGAGAGAAGGTGCGCACCACCGCACCTGGCCTCCCAGCTCCTAAGAGAGAAGGTGCGCACCACCGCACCTGGCCTCCCAGCTCCTAAGAGAGAAGGTGCGCACCACCGCACCTGGCCTCCCAGCTCCTAAGAGAAGGTGCGCACCACCGCACCTGGCCTCCCAGCTCCTAAGAGAGAAGGTGCGCACCACCGCACCTGGCCTCCCAGCTCCTAAGAgagaaggtgtgcaccaccgcaccTGGCCTCCCAGCTCCTAAGAGAAGGTGCGCACCACCGCACCTAGCCTCCCAGCTCCTAAGAGAAGGTGCGCACCACCGCACCTGGCCTCCCAGCTCCTAAGAGAAGGTGCGCACCACCGCACCTGGCCTCCCAGCTCCTAAGAGAAGGTGCGCACCACCGCACCTAGCCTCCCAGCTCCTAAGAGAGAAGGTGCGCACCACCGCACCTGGCCTCCCAGCTCCTAAGAGAAGGTACGCACCACCGCACCTAGcttcagtctgttttctgtttgcctgtttgttcaCTTTCCACACAGAGAAAGTGTGGGTGGATGGGAAGGCCCTAAAAGCAACTGGGGGAAAAGGAAACCATGatgagaatatattgtatgaaaagttcttcagttaaaacaaaaccccaacttCAGTCTGCCAACACCTCATGAAAAAGGTTATCCTCCCCCCTTCTCACAAATGAGGGAACAAGGCAAAGGAGAACGTCCCCAAAGTCACGAAAGGAGTTAAGTCGTGGAGGTCTTACTGAACCCAGGCAGTTTCCTCTGGAGTAGAGACTCCTACTCTCTGAGCTAGAAGGGGACGTTAGAAGGAAGTTATCAGTAGTTAGCAGTAAATTAGGAACACAAGAGATGGAAGCATCTAAAACCCAGTCAACAAGGCATTAAAACCACACCTTCCCAATGGGAAGCCAAGCAAGGGACTGAGAACACACTGGCAGAAAAGACACCTTTTTTAGCTCAGGTTCTCACATTATAGTTCAGTCTGGTCTaaaacctcacagagatccttctgccttagcactgctgagattataggcatcgCCCGACTTGGGCAATGCCAGTTCAGGAGTAAAATGAAGAAGCTGAGGATGGTATCTACGTGTCTGGCTTGAACAACTGAGCAGGCAGATGTAGTGTCTTTTACACACAGGCAGAGGAGAACAATTGCTGGACTGGTTATTTTCTGGCTAGGCAAGACAGATTAAACTTTAGGGGTGTATGCGCACATCCAATACACAGACAAATTAATACATCATCTTGTTCATACATGGAAGCCAATAGAGTGGATCTCACAGAGTAGGAAGCAAAACAGGATCACTAGGGACTCAAGGTTAGTGATAATGGTTATCAAAACACATCTGGCTGCCAGCAATAAGGCCTGGTGTTGTGCAGCACAGTAGGGTGACTATAGTTCAGTgcaatttatttatacatttcatCCGAGGTCTGAAATACAAAGCaagataaacctttaaaaaaaaattaaaaaaaaaagataaacctttaaagagacagaattatTACTGCACCTGATTTTgcttatataaaattattatatcatGCTCTATAAATGTGCAATTATTTTGTGTCTGTTAAAAAAGTCAATTATGTTCAACAAAGAGAACAACAACTgagtgtgtagtcacaagtgtgtaggcacagtgtgtagtcacaagtgtgtagtcacaagtgtgtagtcacagtgtgtagtcacagtgtgtagtcacaagtgtgtagtcacaagtgtgtagtcacagtgtgtagtcacagtgtgtaggcacagtgtgtagtcacaagtgtgtagtcacagtgtgtagtcacagtgtgtaggcacagtgtgtagtcacaagtgtgtagtcacaagtgtgtaggcacagtgtgtagtcacaagtgtgtagtcacaagtgtgtaggcacagtgtgtaggcacagtgtgtagtcacaagtgtgtagtcacagtgtgtagtcacagtgtgtaggcacagtgtgtagtcacaagtgtgtagtcacaagtgtgtagtcacaagtgtgtagtcacagtgtgtagtcacagtgtgtagtcacagtgtgtagtcacagtgtgtagtcacaagtgtgtagtcacaagtgtgtagtcacagtgtgtagtcacagtgtgtaggcacagtgtgtagtcacaagtgtgtagtcacagtgtgtagtcacagtgtgtaggcacagtgtgtagtcacaagtgtgtagtcacaagtgtgtaggcacagtgtgtagtcacaagtgtgtagtcacaagtgtgtaggcacagtgtgtaggcacagtgtgtagtcacaagtgtgtagtcacagtgtgtagtcacagtgtgtagtcacagtgtgtaggcacagtgtgtagtcacaagtgtgtagtcacaagtgtgtagtcacagtgtgtagtcacagtgtgtagtcacagtgtgtagtcacagtgtgtaggcacagtgtgtaggcacagtgtgtagtcacaagtgtgtaggcacagtgtgtagtcacaagtgtgtagtcacaagtgtgtaggcacagtgtgtagtcacagtgtgtagtcacaagtgtgtagtcacaagtgtgtagtcacaagtgtgtagtcacaagtgtgtagtcacagtgtgtagtcacagtgtgtagtcacaagtgtgtagtcacaagtgtgtagtcacaagtgtgtagtcacaagtgtgtagtcacagtgtgtagtcacaagtgtgtaggcacagtgtgtagtcacaagtgtgtagtcacagtgtgtagtcacaagtgtgtagtcacaagtgtgtagtcacagtgtgtagtcacagtgtgtagtcacaagtgtgtagtcacaagtgtgtagtcacagtgtgtagtcacaagtgtgtaggcacagtgtgtagtcacaagtgtgtagtcacagtgtgtagtcacagtgtgtaggcacagtgtgtagtcacaagtgtgtagtcacaagtgtgtaggcacagtgtgtagtcacaagtgtgtagtcacaagtgtgtaggcacagtgtgtaggcacagtgtgtagtcacaagtgtgtagtcacagtgtgtagtcacagtgtgtagtcacagtgtgtaggcacagtgtgtagtcacaagtgtgtagtcacaagtgtgtagtcacagtgtgtagtcacagtgtgtagtcacaagtgtgtagtcacaagtgtgtaggcacagtgtgtagtcacagtgtgtagtcacaagtgtgtagtcacaagtgtgtagtcacaagtgtgtagtcacaagtgtgtagtcacaagtgtgtaggcacagtgtgtaggcacagtgtgtagtcacaagtgtgtagtcacagtgtgtagtcacagtgtgtagtcacagtgtgt
This genomic interval carries:
- the Cdc7 gene encoding cell division cycle 7-related protein kinase isoform X2; the protein is MGVKYCFRKDDHVVIAMPYLEHESFLDILNSLSFEEVREYMFNLFIALKRIHQFGIVHRDVKPSNFLYNRRLKKYALVDFGLAQGTHDTKIELLKFVQSEAQQEGCSRNKYHGVTGHKGSLSRPAPKNVDQQYAPKTSVKRSYANTQIHIKPGKDGKEGSVGLSVQRSVFGERDFNIHSSISHESPAEKLIKQSKTVDVISRKLATKKAAVSTKAVTSVVRKTASSCPAVPTCDCYGTDRVCSICLARRQQVAPRAGTPGFRAPEVLTKCPNQTTAIDMWSAGVILLSMLSGRYPFYKASDDLTALAQIMTVRGSRETVQAAKAFGKSILCSKEVPAQDLRKLCESLRGLDSNTPKLAAGPPGCASPENTSSPVQIRPPQHSKDSVYRGDSSGCETHPMECTTNLEGWDAVPDEAYDLLDKLLDLNPASRITAEAALLHPFFKDMSS
- the Cdc7 gene encoding cell division cycle 7-related protein kinase isoform X1, with product MEEPVAFSARQGCDRSPSDDSLKKYEQNVKLSGIKKDIEKLCEAVPQLVSLFKIKDKIGEGTFSSVYLATAQLQVGHEEKIALKHLIPTSHPVRIAAELQCLTVAGGQDNVMGVKYCFRKDDHVVIAMPYLEHESFLDILNSLSFEEVREYMFNLFIALKRIHQFGIVHRDVKPSNFLYNRRLKKYALVDFGLAQGTHDTKIELLKFVQSEAQQEGCSRNKYHGVTGHKGSLSRPAPKNVDQQYAPKTSVKRSYANTQIHIKPGKDGKEGSVGLSVQRSVFGERDFNIHSSISHESPAEKLIKQSKTVDVISRKLATKKAAVSTKAVTSVVRKTASSCPAVPTCDCYGTDRVCSICLARRQQVAPRAGTPGFRAPEVLTKCPNQTTAIDMWSAGVILLSMLSGRYPFYKASDDLTALAQIMTVRGSRETVQAAKAFGKSILCSKEVPAQDLRKLCESLRGLDSNTPKLAAGPPGCASPENTSSPVQIRPPQHSKDSVYRGDSSGCETHPMECTTNLEGWDAVPDEAYDLLDKLLDLNPASRITAEAALLHPFFKDMSS